From Micrococcus porci, one genomic window encodes:
- a CDS encoding quinone-dependent dihydroorotate dehydrogenase, producing MQLPDPRFRVQSVLRSSAPRIYPPFFRAVFAGMDPERAHHVGFAGIRAAEASGASRALRSTMAPDLGLARTVMGLRFPSPFGLAAGFDKTGVGTTALAELGFGHIEVGTITAQAQPGNPAPRLFRLPEDRALINRMGFNNDGAAAVAPRLAATRRTLEERFGAVRPVLGVNIGKTKVVPLDGAVEDYRASARLLAPHADYLTVNVSSPNTPGLRQLQEISSLEPILAAVREEADRAVPDRRVPLTVKIAPDLADEDVRAVAELAGRIGLDGVIATNTTIGRGGLSTPASEVEAMGAGGLSGAPLAARSLEVLRTLRAALPAGVALIAVGGVTDGDDVLQRLDAGADLVQGYTAFLYEGPFWAGRINAGLDAAQRAR from the coding sequence CCCGACCCCCGTTTCCGCGTCCAGTCCGTCCTGCGCTCCTCCGCGCCCCGGATCTACCCGCCGTTCTTCCGGGCGGTGTTCGCCGGGATGGACCCGGAGCGGGCGCACCACGTCGGCTTCGCCGGCATCCGCGCCGCGGAGGCGAGCGGGGCGTCACGCGCGCTGCGCTCGACCATGGCCCCGGACCTCGGCCTCGCGCGCACGGTGATGGGCCTGCGGTTCCCGTCGCCCTTCGGCCTCGCGGCCGGCTTCGACAAGACCGGCGTCGGCACCACCGCCCTGGCCGAGCTTGGCTTCGGCCATATCGAGGTCGGCACGATCACCGCGCAGGCCCAGCCGGGCAATCCCGCCCCCCGGCTGTTCCGCCTGCCGGAGGACCGCGCGCTGATCAACCGCATGGGCTTCAACAACGACGGCGCCGCCGCCGTCGCCCCGCGGCTCGCCGCCACCCGCCGCACCCTCGAGGAGCGGTTCGGCGCCGTGCGTCCCGTCCTGGGCGTCAACATCGGCAAGACGAAGGTCGTGCCCCTGGACGGCGCCGTCGAGGACTACCGGGCGTCGGCGCGGCTGCTCGCCCCGCACGCCGACTACCTCACGGTGAACGTGTCCTCCCCGAACACGCCGGGCCTGCGCCAGCTCCAGGAGATCTCGTCCCTCGAGCCGATCCTGGCCGCCGTCCGCGAGGAGGCGGACCGCGCCGTCCCGGACCGGCGCGTCCCGTTGACGGTGAAGATCGCGCCGGACCTGGCCGACGAGGACGTCCGCGCCGTCGCGGAGCTCGCGGGCCGGATCGGCCTCGACGGCGTCATCGCCACCAACACCACCATCGGGCGGGGGGGCCTGTCGACGCCCGCCTCCGAGGTCGAGGCGATGGGAGCCGGAGGCCTCTCCGGTGCGCCGCTGGCCGCGCGCTCCCTGGAGGTCCTGCGGACGCTCAGGGCCGCCCTGCCGGCCGGGGTCGCGCTGATCGCCGTGGGCGGTGTCACGGACGGGGACGACGTCCTGCAGCGCCTGGACGCCGGGGCCGACCTGGTGCAGGGCTACACGGCGTTCCTGTATGAGGGCCCGTTCTGGGCCGGGCGCATCAACGCCGGCCTCGACGCGGCCCAACGCGCCCGCTGA
- a CDS encoding DUF3043 domain-containing protein: protein MNRRKKTENDAPASHGSTALGAGNTPAAQPAPRDRSQGKTGPTPRRRDQEAARRRTLVPEDRKAARKAERDAATAERMRQRQALETGDERNLPARDKGPQKRYVRDYIDARTGLGEWLMPIVLVYVIAMFIPGTRAQVILMVTLYVIVGLVIAESFYISAQIKKRLTATFGTPEPGSRFYGVMRALQFRRLRLPKPQVRRGEFPA from the coding sequence CTGAATCGCCGGAAGAAGACCGAGAACGACGCCCCCGCCTCCCACGGCTCCACCGCCCTGGGCGCCGGGAACACGCCCGCGGCCCAGCCCGCTCCCCGCGACCGCTCCCAGGGCAAGACCGGGCCGACGCCGCGCCGCCGCGACCAGGAGGCCGCCCGTCGTCGCACGCTGGTGCCCGAGGACCGCAAGGCGGCCCGAAAGGCGGAGCGCGACGCGGCGACCGCCGAGCGCATGCGCCAGCGGCAGGCCCTGGAGACGGGCGACGAGCGCAACCTCCCCGCACGCGACAAGGGCCCGCAGAAGCGGTACGTGCGCGACTACATCGACGCCCGCACCGGTCTGGGCGAGTGGCTCATGCCGATCGTCCTCGTCTACGTGATCGCCATGTTCATCCCCGGCACGCGGGCCCAGGTCATCCTGATGGTCACCCTCTATGTGATCGTCGGCCTCGTGATCGCCGAGAGCTTCTACATCTCCGCCCAGATCAAGAAGCGCCTGACCGCGACGTTCGGCACGCCCGAGCCCGGCAGCCGCTTCTACGGCGTCATGCGGGCCCTGCAGTTCCGCCGCCTCCGCCTGCCCAAGCCGCAGGTGCGCCGCGGCGAGTTCCCCGCCTGA